A portion of the Euzebyales bacterium genome contains these proteins:
- a CDS encoding type II toxin-antitoxin system RelE/ParE family toxin translates to MARVVVARVASAAHKELDHLVAEAVLDALGELERDPMVGHPLRGRLTGLRSYRVGVYRIIYQLRDESAVRVVAIRHRGDAYTSD, encoded by the coding sequence ATGGCGCGGGTCGTCGTGGCGCGAGTGGCCAGCGCTGCGCACAAGGAGCTGGACCACCTGGTGGCAGAGGCCGTGCTCGACGCGCTCGGCGAGCTCGAGCGCGACCCGATGGTCGGGCATCCGCTGCGGGGTCGGCTGACCGGTCTGCGGTCCTACCGCGTCGGCGTGTACCGCATCATCTACCAGCTCCGCGACGAATCGGCGGTGCGGGTCGTGGCGATCCGCCATCGCGGTGACGCGTACACGTCCGACC
- a CDS encoding type II toxin-antitoxin system Phd/YefM family antitoxin has protein sequence MSKTVPVRELRARLAELLDEVAHRREHVTITRHGRPSAVLVPVDEYEALEETADILSDEDTLEAIRRGLDDIASGDVVTLDQVRKDLARRSAS, from the coding sequence ATGTCGAAGACAGTGCCGGTTCGGGAGCTGCGGGCGCGACTTGCTGAACTGCTGGACGAGGTCGCGCATCGCCGGGAGCATGTGACGATCACCCGTCACGGGCGGCCGTCGGCGGTGCTGGTGCCCGTCGACGAGTACGAGGCGCTCGAGGAGACCGCGGACATCCTGTCCGACGAGGACACGCTCGAGGCGATCCGTCGGGGGCTGGACGACATTGCTTCCGGCGACGTGGTCACGCTCGACCAGGTCCGTAAGGATCTCGCGCGCCGCTCCGCGTCGTAG